A genomic stretch from Desulfotignum balticum DSM 7044 includes:
- a CDS encoding histidinol-phosphatase: MTLSGPISLHGGHSGEFCCHAQDGLADIIARYIQMGFRQVGITEHIPPVQEKFLYPEEIEQGLTVDLMYQRFARYFATVRQLQAEMADRIQIFAGMETEAFTGYLPHVRHLVEKFSPDYLVGSVHHVADICFDYSPQAYEAAVRACGSVKDLYLAYFDRQFEMIDAVRPFVVGHFDLVRIHDPDYAARVLHPDIAAKIDRNLDLIKDLNLVMDLNLRPLAKGEPEPYPTRSILEKIRSRQIPMVPGDDSHGVAQAGAHVDAGIRLLESMGFDLHWPIPRLLEIKNE; encoded by the coding sequence ATGACACTTTCGGGCCCCATATCCCTTCACGGCGGACATTCCGGTGAATTCTGCTGCCATGCCCAGGACGGGCTGGCTGATATCATTGCCCGGTATATTCAAATGGGTTTCAGACAGGTGGGGATCACGGAGCATATCCCACCCGTGCAAGAAAAATTTCTGTATCCCGAAGAGATTGAACAGGGCCTGACCGTGGACCTGATGTATCAGCGGTTTGCCCGGTATTTTGCCACCGTCCGACAGCTCCAGGCGGAAATGGCGGACCGGATCCAGATCTTTGCCGGCATGGAAACCGAAGCCTTTACCGGGTATCTGCCCCATGTCCGGCACCTGGTGGAAAAATTTTCGCCCGATTATCTGGTGGGATCCGTGCACCATGTGGCAGACATCTGCTTTGATTATTCCCCCCAAGCCTATGAAGCTGCGGTCCGTGCCTGCGGATCGGTCAAAGACCTGTACCTGGCATATTTTGACCGGCAGTTTGAGATGATCGATGCGGTCCGGCCTTTTGTGGTGGGGCATTTTGACCTGGTGCGCATCCATGATCCTGATTATGCCGCACGAGTGCTGCATCCGGACATCGCTGCCAAAATCGACCGGAACCTGGATCTGATCAAAGACTTAAATCTGGTCATGGACCTGAACCTGCGGCCTCTGGCCAAAGGAGAACCAGAACCCTATCCCACCCGATCCATTCTGGAAAAGATCCGGTCCCGGCAGATCCCCATGGTGCCCGGAGATGATTCCCACGGGGTGGCCCAGGCCGGAGCCCATGTGGATGCCGGCATTCGCCTGCTGGAAAGCATGGGATTTGACCTTCACTGGCCTATTCCCCGGCTTCTGGAAATAAAAAATGAATGA
- a CDS encoding O-acetyl-ADP-ribose deacetylase, with translation MKNMDTIKIVQGDITTAEVDAIVNAANSRMLGGGGVDGAIHRAAGPKLLDACKKVPAENGVRCPAGKARITEAGNLKAKYVIHTVGPRYGVDRPADRLLASAYQNSLDLAVSHGCRSIAFPAISCGVYGYPPEEAAPIAVSVCTQPEYEAMTKYFYLFSEKMAAIWTTALSLTGM, from the coding sequence ATGAAAAATATGGATACCATAAAAATTGTCCAGGGGGATATCACCACGGCTGAAGTCGATGCCATCGTCAATGCCGCCAACTCCCGGATGCTGGGGGGCGGCGGTGTGGACGGTGCTATTCACCGGGCGGCCGGCCCGAAACTGCTTGACGCATGCAAAAAAGTTCCGGCGGAAAACGGGGTCCGTTGCCCTGCCGGTAAGGCCCGGATAACTGAAGCCGGAAACCTGAAAGCGAAATATGTCATTCATACGGTGGGGCCCAGGTATGGGGTTGACCGGCCTGCTGACAGGCTGCTGGCATCCGCCTATCAGAACAGTCTGGATCTGGCAGTGTCCCATGGGTGCCGGTCCATTGCATTTCCGGCCATTTCCTGCGGGGTATACGGGTATCCCCCCGAAGAGGCGGCCCCTATTGCAGTTTCCGTGTGCACACAGCCTGAATATGAAGCGATGACGAAATATTTTTATCTGTTCAGCGAAAAGATGGCCGCCATCTGGACCACTGCCCTGAGCCTCACCGGCATGTGA
- a CDS encoding tetratricopeptide repeat protein, with translation MAKKSKAAKFVKPESKLESVQIVEYEITSEPIRERWYKSLPKQVKDAIDRLHDESQRRPHKAIPELIELIKKYPNIPMLYNYLSVAYSGTGEQSKAEEIIRENYQRNPDYLFARLNYAELCRAAGDYEQIAEIFEYKFDLKLLYPQRKRFHVSEVANYMGLIGMYYLGTGEQAAAKKYYEILKEVAPGYPMTKRLGRKLHPSFFRRILNRIAGQVQTESS, from the coding sequence GTGGCAAAAAAGAGCAAGGCCGCAAAATTTGTGAAACCAGAGAGTAAGTTAGAATCTGTGCAGATCGTTGAGTACGAAATCACGTCAGAACCCATCCGAGAACGTTGGTATAAAAGTCTACCCAAGCAGGTGAAGGATGCCATTGATCGACTGCATGATGAGTCACAAAGACGGCCCCACAAGGCAATTCCTGAATTGATTGAATTGATAAAAAAATATCCAAATATACCAATGCTATACAACTATCTCAGTGTAGCTTATTCCGGGACGGGTGAACAGTCGAAGGCGGAGGAGATTATTCGAGAGAATTACCAGCGTAACCCTGATTACCTGTTTGCTCGTTTGAATTATGCAGAGCTATGTCGTGCGGCGGGGGATTATGAGCAAATTGCGGAGATATTTGAGTACAAGTTTGATTTGAAATTATTGTATCCGCAGCGGAAGCGGTTTCACGTATCGGAAGTTGCAAATTATATGGGGCTAATAGGTATGTACTATTTGGGAACGGGCGAACAGGCAGCGGCGAAGAAATACTATGAAATTCTTAAGGAGGTTGCGCCTGGGTATCCGATGACAAAGAGGTTAGGTCGGAAGTTACATCCGAGTTTTTTCAGGCGGATATTAAATCGTATAGCAGGGCAGGTACAAACAGAGTCGTCGTAA
- a CDS encoding RNA methyltransferase — protein sequence MNDSNLVVVLKEPQGPLNIGSVCRVMMNFGLNRLRLVNPCDEFKSLEARKMALGTVEILETAEVYPDLQTALADIHLTFGTTRRFGKYRKNFLTPATAARQISESGPDVRCALLLGKEDTGLETRDLDLCQRFVTIPTHDAYPSMNLSHALAVLLYEVSLKSDLSGNFHDPCPKQPAPGKEIEALYAHMRQTLLDIDFLDPQNPDHLLRTFRRLFGDAGLTSRDVRILQGLMSRIDWTENQRRQRIETGQLPS from the coding sequence ATGAATGATTCAAACCTTGTCGTTGTGTTGAAAGAACCCCAGGGGCCGTTGAATATCGGATCCGTGTGCCGGGTGATGATGAACTTCGGGCTCAACCGGCTGCGCCTGGTAAATCCCTGCGACGAGTTCAAATCCCTGGAAGCCCGGAAAATGGCGCTGGGCACGGTGGAGATTCTGGAAACCGCAGAAGTTTATCCAGACCTGCAAACGGCGCTGGCCGACATCCATCTCACCTTCGGCACCACCCGCAGGTTCGGCAAATACCGCAAAAACTTTCTCACCCCGGCCACGGCAGCCCGGCAGATCAGTGAATCCGGTCCGGATGTCAGGTGCGCCCTGCTGCTGGGCAAAGAAGACACGGGTCTGGAAACCAGGGACCTGGATTTGTGCCAGCGGTTTGTCACCATCCCCACCCATGATGCCTACCCTTCCATGAACTTGAGCCATGCCCTGGCCGTGCTGTTGTATGAAGTGTCACTCAAATCCGATCTTTCCGGCAACTTTCACGACCCCTGCCCCAAACAACCGGCCCCGGGAAAAGAGATTGAAGCATTGTATGCCCACATGCGCCAAACCCTGCTGGACATCGATTTTCTGGATCCCCAGAATCCGGATCATCTGCTGCGGACCTTTCGCCGGCTGTTCGGGGATGCCGGGCTGACTTCCCGGGATGTCCGGATTCTCCAGGGGCTCATGAGCCGCATCGACTGGACCGAAAATCAGCGCAGACAAAGGATCGAAACCGGGCAACTCCCGTCCTGA